In Schizosaccharomyces osmophilus chromosome 1, complete sequence, the genomic window CTTGGAGAACtcctttttgaaatccAATTGAGGAAGCGCTTCATTAAATTCGTGCTTTCCTGGACCAAAAATACTTGGCAACAAAGCGTTCCAGGTGACAAAAGACAAATCAGCAATCGTACACTTGTTGGCGACAAGatactctttttcttgaagaatCGTTTCTAAAACACCAAGAACACGCTTAATTTCGTTTCTGTATCTACTAATAGCCGATGCAACAGGTTCTGGGTGATAAAAGTTAAACCAAGAAGCTTGTCCCCAAATGACTCCTTGACCAGACGACTGGAAAAAGAGGTACTGAAGTAAATGATGGTAATCAGGATGATCATGAGATAATgaaatctttctttccttgtcGTACCTGTCTGTCAAGTAGGCCAAAATAGCATCGGATTCCCAGATTGTGTAATCATTGTTATGATGATCGATCAATGTAGGAACTCTGCCGTTAGGATTGTAAGCAAGGTgtctttcgtttttctgCTCATTTTTTGCAAAGTCATGAAAAATTGTTTCGTAAGGAagattcaattctttcaaagcaGTAACCGTTCTCCAAGGATTCGGACCACCTTTGTGAGAGAAGAGAGTCAACGGTGACAGGTTCCTGCGGAATTTTGTAGCAAACATTTTATTATACTTGCAGGAAAATCAAGGCTTTTTGTATGCTGAGTCTGTGAAACTTGTGACGTACGGTGACATAAAGGCTTACTAAAGCACAAAAAGGTGGACGAAGCAATCGTAAAATGTAActcaaaagaataaaaaattggtGCATCTCAGGTTTACATAATCAAAAGTTGATTATATCTGtacaaattaaaaagctGGTGTAACTCTACTGTTTTGTTGTTCCATTCGACTCGTCTAAGCTGACAGCTGAAGAGGGATTGTGGAGATGTTACCCCACGTAATCATCGTTTATACTAGTATATCGAAAGAAATCGAATATAAATAAGCGTAAATAATTGTGGCAGTATTATATGTAAACAGAGCAATAGAGTAGGAAATGGAGCATGCATAATCAACGTCGACGCGATTCCTAATCGCCTGGGTAGGCAGGTAGAaagcaatttcttttctttctttttctattgcCAAATTCGCAAGGAGCTTTTCCGTTTCGTTTTACTTGTATCGAGCGTCCTCTGTTTACCTTACGTAAAACCAGTAAAAATAGCAATTATTTTTAGCCAAGCAATACCATTGTTCAGTGCCTACGGAAGAATGGCATCAATGGGAGAGACGAAGCAAATATGCTATTTTATCAAGAACAATTCAACATTGTTCCAAACAGCTTTTCACGATACTTAGCTTACGGCGTCTTCCAGAACTCAGAAGTTTCTCTTGTCTACTCACAAATAAGACAAGCGAAACCAAATAGAACGATTGTACTACAGCGCGCAAACTGTTCTAACGATTATAGAGCATCGTTGCGTTAATTATGTTTTCATCAAACGTTCTACCACACTATGCCTATAACCCAGGTTACACTCCATTATCAATGACACGTTTGCCACACTCGATTTCGGTATCAATCTAAAATTTATCGGGTAAAAATTTCCGTACCCAGCCATATACCTATCTACCTATCTATTCATATCCTTAATTTGGCCTTTCAACGCAACTTCTCCTTTTCCtatatattttgtttttgtgtttcgtttacattttttctttttaaattttgttttttggtCTGAACGGGATCGTTGCTTATAAAATTGTGGAGTACGTTTGAAGTAATCTGAAAAAGGAACGACAAGGACATCTTAATTTCTCAATTTCTCAGCTGTATACGCCTGGTAGCGTTTCATCTTTAATTGAACACTTCACCTGTCTTTTTAGGgtgatttgaaaaattatttacCGACGATGGAGGCTGATCGGAAGAATAGCCAGGAAAAGAAGGCGTTTGACTCCGCGGAGTCAAATACCACTACTTTTCAGACTACAGAGGCAAAGTTATACCCTTCTGAAAGCCGTACCTCATCTTATGAAAAACCTCCCGAGACAGAGggcttttttaaaaagttAGTGAATGACTTTCGACCAGCTCCGCCTACGGATCGCCCAGATGGTGTGGGCTTGAAACGAAAATTGAACAATCGTCACATGCAGATGATTTCCATCGGAGGTGCCATTGGTAGTGGTTTGTATGTTGGTTCAGGAAGCTCGTTGGCAGATGGTGGTGCTGCTAGTCTTGTTATCAACTATTCATTGATTGGTATTATGATGTTTTTCACCATTTATGCTTTGGGTGAAATGTCTGTAGCATATCCTATTGCCGGTGGTTTCAATACCTATGCATTTCGATTTATCGATCCCGCTTGGGGATTTTCCCTTAGTTGgaattattttataaattacTTTGTGACTTTTCCCTTGGAACTTACAACGTGTGCTATTACGTTTCGATTCTGGTCAGACATAAATAGTGCTGCCTGGAtctctatttttttggtagcTGTTATTATCATCAATTTACTGGGTGTTCGTGCATACGGCGAAGTGGAGTTTATTTTGAGTTTTATTAAAGTCATAGCTACAATTGGCTTTATTATCTTGGCTATTATCATTGATTGCGGTGGTGTGCCCACTGATCATCGTGGGTACATCGGCGGAAGTATCATTAGGCGGAATGCATTTCGTCATGGATTTAAAGGATTTTGCTCTGTTTTTGTCACAGCCGCTTTCTCCTTTTCGGGTACGGAGGTTATTGGTTTGGCTGCAGCTGAAACTGACGATCCCAAGAGAACTTTACCCAAAAGTGTTCGCCAAATTTTTTGGAGAATTGCCTTGTTTTACAGcgtttctcttttgatGATTGGCCTTTTAATTAGTCCTGAAGATTCTCGACTGATGGGAAATCAATCTGGTACCAGCACTtctccttttgttttagcTATTCAGGAAGCAAATATCAAAGGTCTTCCTTCCGTTTTCAATGCTGTCATTATTGTTTCGGTTATATCTGTAACAAACACTAGTACGTATACGGCCGGACGTACCCTGCATGGTATGGCCACTCTCAAACATGCCCCAagagtttttctttataccGATCGTCTTGGCCGCCCTTTGTTTGCTATGCTGGTAGTCTTAGCCTTTGGGTTTTTTGCCTATATTAACGAGGCAAACACGAAGGGAAATGATATTAGCGATACAGTATTTAATTGGCTACTTGCTCTTACTGGTTTATCCAACTTTTTCTGTTGGGCTAGTATTTGCCTTTCCCATATCATTTTCCGTATTgccttcaaaaaacaaggTCATACATTAGATGAGCTAGCATTTGTTTCTCCAATGGGCGTTTGGGGTTCTTGCATCGGCTTCGGTTTCAATATTTTATGTCTTATTGCCCAATTTTACGTATCACTATTCCCCGTGGGTGGAAAACCTAATGCCAGTgattttttccaaggatACTTAGCTGCCGTTGTTGctttaatcttttttgttggttATAAGATATATGATCGCCGTTGCATTCCTCCCCTTTCTCAACTGGACCTGAACACTGGTTTTCATTCTGCAGAATTCTACAATAATTATGATGAAGATCatccaagaaaagaaagaagtaaGCTTGCAAAAGTTTGGTCATCATGTTGCTAGTTATGAAAGATGCTGAAAGATTTTTTGTCCTTTTGTCCTTTTGTCCTTTTgtcctttatttttttaaaaaaataaaaaaaaaatcatataaAGAGTGGGAAATGGTTTTATTTCATATCATGCATTGTCCGATTAGCCTTAATTTTCGATATCATTCATATTCGCCCAAGCAAGAAGAATATATTTAGGGGCACATGAAAGGATTTAACTTATTagtcttttttgtttgttaaAAGGTTACGTATTATTCcaaaaataggaaaaaaaatgtttgaaagcaattcaatgaactttctttttttctctaaTACTATGTTTTCagattatttttttttgtgcAGGGGAAGGTAAACATTAGAGGGTAGAACAAGTAGTAGCAGAAGAGGCTAGAAATGTGTGATCTTTGTAAGCTTATAggagaaaaacaaaagctcAAGACATTGTTTGTAACATAAGCAAAAATATCAGAAAATCGGTATCGACTATTTCAAATGACTACttgagcaaaaaaaaaaaaaaaataaataaaaaaaaaaaagaaacacaAACGTTAAAGATCATATTAAAAAACCCACAGAATTAATTATCATTTAACCAGAAATCACCGTTGCTCAAAGTTTATACAGAAAATGGGTGTATCCAAACAGCACACAAACAAAACCTAGTGAATCAAATCATATACAAGGTCTTAAGCATAGACAACGTTTCAACTTTTTATCCTATGTTccattcatttcttttcattacttgtttacaaacaaGAGTTGAATGACTCCATGTGTCCAAGATAGCAATCCCATACAGATGGGATTGGTTCCACCTAGGGGTTTCCTCATGAGGCTGCGCTATTAATGATTAAGCTTATAGTAACGCAATTTAACAAAGTTGTTCGTATGCCATGGTATTCTCTAAGAAAGTAGTACGGAACAACGACGAAACATATTTCCAGCGCTTGTACGCGCTCGCTTAACAGGTTTTAACGAGACAAAAATTTCCGCGTCTTTTCCAATTGTTGACGacgtttcctttttgagAAACAAAGCGAGTCCAAAAGACGTGGATTTTTTTGACGAGGCGATTCGTAATGattctcttttcaatttctgTATATTCTAAGCTAAAAAAGCACGTAAACAAAGCGAATGATGTATTTTCGTGATtgagcaaaagaaattctcATCCAAGTGGGGATTGCATCGTTTATCACGAATCCATCGCTATTTCTAACGCGAAAGTAGCATTGCGTGACAAAGTAACAAGTCATCGGAAGGTCACCGGGAAAAGGGCACGACCCCTTGACACGGAAATTTTAGCGTTCGGTGTTATATAAGGCCATGTTTCGTTCCAATGGTTTCAATTAGAACGTTCACATCGGAATTGGTTTAACGTGAATTGTAAAGGCTCGTAAATCctagagaaagaaattaaaggaGGAATAGAGGTTTTGgtataataaacaaacatatCTTAAGAATTTGTCGCTCTATTTATCTTGTGCATTCATCGTTTATCGTTTTTAATTtaacactttttttttaactggctttctttctttttcttttttatttcgaaTTTATTCAACATTCAACTTTGTATTTGAATTCATGGCCAGACCAGCCATTCTTCTTAGTGTCGGATATGCCAATCATATTCCATTGTATGTGGAAGCAATCGTCAAAGCAGGTGGTACTCCAATCGTTGTCTATCCCGGTTTGcccaaaagcaaaattccCACCCAGGTAGACGGTGTCATCTTGGCCGGCGGAGACTCTGTTCATCCCAATCGATATGGCGAAGAATATAAACCAAACGTGCCAGTCACCATGGACGTGGTCAGAGATGATTTGGAATGGGCCATTGTCGATTTTGCCATGAAGCGTCATCTTCCGATCTTGGGAATTTGCCGTGGATGCCAATTGCTCAATGTGTACTTTGGCGGCACCCTGCATCAACAAGTCGCCCATGTTGGCTACGCCGATGTTCACCGACCCGGAAAGGACAAGGATTATCTGGCTCATATGGTGGTTGCGCGCTCGGGTCGTATGCTCTCGATTATGGGATCAAAACCAGTCTTTGTAAATAGCATTCACGACCAGGGAATCCACTCTGTTGGAATAGGTCTCAAACCAACCGTATTTGCCGAAGATGGTCTTTGCGAGGGTCTTGAATCCGATGACGGAAATGTCCTTGGTGTCCAGTGGCATCCAGAAGCTATTCTCGAAAAACAGTCTCATGCTCCTTCTGTATTTCGCTATATTGTCGAAGTTGCAAAAACTCAAATGATCCAAAAATCTACCATATTGAACGTTTTGCCCGGTAGCTCGCCTCTTGTTCCCCAATCTAGTGCTATTCGTACTGGCCCGTAAGTGGCTTCCTTTCATTCCATTTacttctttccttttttcgaCCTTTTACGATTTTCCCattttattatatatatatatatatatagtgAATCGTTccattcattttatttattaaatccTCTAGCTGGGTTTGCTGAGGATATATATGATAATGCCATTCTCTCGAGAATGTGTATCTATTCAGTCTTTGTAATTTTAGGAAAATTGAAGTATCTTTTCAtggatgttttttttttcttatattaGAATATTTATGCAGCTGTTCAGAATTTAGTTGTtttgatttcgttttctttccctCCTTGTATTCGTCAAGAATTGCTAGCATAGTGGAAATACTTATcttattattattatttatatatatatatatatatatatatacattttttgaaaaacataaaGTAGAAAGATTTATGGTAAACCGAGTTTTTTGAGTTgctaaaaaacaatgaacGATTTGTAGTGTTGTTTATGTTTGATATGTATTGTCTATTCTAGTCAGAGGCATATGCTCAATAGGAATAGCCCTTACTGTTTAGtagataaaagaaaatgttgatGATCTTTTAATAAACATTCAAATATCTAGATTGATGCAAGCCTTCTTGATGCCGAGTAAAATACTTTCGAGCCAGaaaatttcataaaaatccATAAAAAGTTCAAAGGTTGCAACTCAATAACAACGCTTTGCAGTGGATGGAAAGTAAATAGCTGAACCATCAAACGTTTCCCCCAAGACAGTAGAAACCCTCCCGAAACTTTCGCTGCAAGATTAACGACCGCAACTatcagaaaagaaaacccGACTAACTGTGGAACCTTTAGGAAGAAGCTTGGGTCATGCTTCCCCGATGGAAACTAGAATGCCTTGCTTTCACCTTTGCAAGCAGAATCCACCTCACACAAAATGACCTCCGCCATCGGCTCCTAAATACCATACGTTCTTCAAATGCTTAttctttacctttttaATGCCGATCGTCTGTCCTCTATAATAGATGTTGCAATCAAAGTGGTCTCTTATCAATCCCAATTCCAGTCATCAAATAGTCCTTTATAACACAAATTAAAAACTAATAAAACATTCAATCCAGGCTTTTATTGGAAACCTTCAACATTCTTCTAGTAGCATCCAAGCTCCATTCGATCTGATAAACGAGCCAAGCCAAGTTAAGCTTATTCAAGAAAGTTTTATCTGATGATCACAACGGCTTATCAGATCCCAATCGAATGGGGTTCTCAAGAAAAGTGCAACTAGTTATCAGCGGAAGCCGCGGTGATAAGTTTGCATTTTCGACCGATTctatgaaagaagaatcaatgAAAAGCCTCCAAGACTCCGTGATTGAATGCGAATTCACGTTCTAGTTCGATTTTTCAAGCACCACAAATCTCCATCAACGTCATGATTGTCATGAAGAATGTTTAAGAAGAAAGGTACTAAAAGGCATAAGAAGACTCCATCTATAAAGATCCTCACTCGGTCCTTTCCAAAATTAGGTATCTAATTGCTTGTATTGTTTTATTGCTTTGCCttgttataaaaaaaatgactGCTGAAtacgaaaaagaacatgCTCTGTTGAATCATATATTCTCTTTGCCATCTGAAAAATTGGATGCAATTCGTGGAGAACCCGAGTTGGTTTTGAAGGCTATTGACGATTATCAAACAAGCGCACAGATCCATTACATGGATATTGGCCAAGTTAAGGGTCGAATCATTATTGacaaaatccaagaaaagaaacccaAGGTTATGGTGGAATTAGGCGGATACCTTGGCTATTCTGCGATTTTGTTTGGTAAAGAACTTTTGCAGGACCCTGCCGCCCATTACTATAGCCTGGAAGTCAATTCTACCTTTGCTGGAATGGCTTCCAAGTTGATTGATTTGGCAGGACTTTCTCACAAAGTGACGATCCTCGTCAGCTCTGCATCAGAATCGTTAGTTAcattacaaaaagcattgcaaaaagaaattccaGGATTCCACgcatttgattttgttttcattgaCCACTGGAAAGATTTGTACGTTCCCGACTTGCGAGTGATGGAATCTTTGAATCTAATCGCTCCAGGAACTGTCTTGGTGGGCGACAACATCTACAAACCAGGTGCCCCAGAATATGTCGAATACATTCAAGGCACTCCCGACTCCAAGCGTGAGCACAACGCCAAGGTTCGCAATGTTAATGGACACGACTTTGTTGGAAGATGGGATATTTTGTACGACTCGAAAACCGTGCCTGTCGAGTTGGGAAATAGAACGGATGCCATTGAAATCACTCATTGCACTGGGTACGCTGAAAAGTGAACATGATGgattctcttttcttctatgTTGACcatgtttttttataagcTCATTCTTTCTACTTTGTAAGGCTGATCTCGTAAGATATATACATTTTGAATCATAAATACATTTTTAACTTTCtacctttgttttctgaTAGGAAAATGTTGTTGGATATACAGCAAGTCGTCATGTCATTCATAGTTATCGAAAAGTATGGTCATTTATGGCATTGCTAAAGTAGTTTTctgatttctttctttttttttttccgtCCGTTGAATGTACTACTAGATGCATTGTTTCAAATGAAGCCGCTACAATTTGGGCATCCATGATGATACTTTTACAGTGAATGTTTAGCAACGAACACACTTCATCTAGTTCTCTTAACAAAGAAACGACACATAAGATTTACAGCCCAACCCAAGTATACCCTTTAATTATATCTACTGTGCTGTATAGCATTTTGCTACATATTTACTTGCACGACCTAAGAAACCGACCAATTTGGATGCTGTATTGCAGCTAAATAATGACATAATTGATACAGTTTTGCTTACTAAACATAACGAGATATCCAGCCACTATTTTAAATCGTTTTCTTTCCGACTTGATAAGCACAACCTCCCTTCGTAGTGCATACTTATAAAAGTCGTTTACTGCAGACTTACCTACTACCAAACAGTTGCGCTCTCTTTCAATATGGCCACTAACCAAGAGACAGTTCACTTTGATCCCAAAAACATGCAGTTTCGCTTTCTTGGTCCTTCTGGATTGCGAGTTTCTGCCTTCTCTTTAGGAGGTTGGTTGACCTATGGTAACACCGGATACGATATTGAACATACCAAAAAGTGCCTCAAGCAAGCATGGGATTTGGGAATTAACACGTTTGACACTGCCGAGGTTTACAGTCAAGGAAACTCGGAACTTGTTATGGGGAAAGCTATCAAGGATTTGGAATGGAAGCGTTCTGAATATGTTTTGATCACCAAAGTGTTCTTTGGTGCCGGTCCTAAGCTCCCCAATACTACGGGCTTGTCAAGAAAACATATCCTTGAAGGTGTTAACAATTCTCTAAAGAGACTCGACACGGAGTATGTGGATGTGATCATGGCCCATCGTTATGACCCTTCCGTACCTATGGAAGAGATCGTTCGTGCCTTTACACATCTTATTCATGAAGGCAAAGCATTTTATTGGGGCACCTCTGAATGGAGTGCTTTCGAAATCGAGCATGCTCACCACATTGCTACGAAGTACAACTTGATTGCCCCCATTGCTGACCAACCCCAGTACAACTATGTGACGCGTGACCATCTTGAAAAGGACTTGCTGCCTCTCCAACAAATCTATGGTTACGGCTCTACCGTTTGGAGTCCTTTGAAATTCGGTATTTTGACCGGAAAGTACAACGATGGAATCCCGGAAGATTCTCGTTTGAATACAACATATTCACAGTACGCAGATCACCTTAAATCAcctgaaggaaaaaagacCCTTCAACAAGTTCGTCAAGTGAGTCAAATTGCCGAGAAATTAGGTGCGTCACCCGCTCAACTTGCCCTTGCTTGGACGTTGAAGAACCCCCATGTGTCTACAACAATTTTGGGTGCTAGTAAGCCCGAGCAGATTGTGGAGAATGCCAAGGCCTTGGATTTTGTCGATAAGTTGACTCCCGAAATCCTAAAGGAAATGGATGATATTTTAGAGTTTAAACCTTTGGATGTCCAATACCGCCATTAGGTTTGTTCATTATGGCTAAGATGAGATTGGTAATGCCCTTACATTTGATTAGTTTTAAATAtaagattttgaagattcttttctaataaaGCGGGCGATGCCCCCTATTAGGCGTAATCCAAAggtttcctttgttttcgaaAGGTTTAGAATTTTGCGATATATGTAATGTTTTCCAATCACCAAGAAAGAAGTCCTTACCTATGTCAACAACAACTAGTAGATAATATTCTCACTCTTTTCATATACTTGCTATCGtgattttcaaatgaaatcttctttttggaaattggAAAGCGAGAACAACTACAAGTCATATACACATCATCACTTCGTTTTCCTTGTGCTGCAAATCGTACCTCCAAAACAAGCAAGTATGAACTCTCATAAAACGATCAGTTTGCCTTTTCTTACTCTCAAGTTATATCTATGCGAACTTCAGCACAATATCTGTAGATTATCAAAACTCCTGATATAAAACCAAGACTTTAATCTGATTTGATAAATCTCcacatttgtttattagAAACGAGGTTCGtttaattcaatttttacTTACAATCCTTTGCTAAAActatccttttctttaagtACTTCTGGTTTCTTCAAGTGTATCTTCACAAATGAAACGGAACCAAGAGCCCTGTGAAAATgagaaagtaaataaaatgcTGTCTAGTGATCAAAGATAAATCCAAGAGCAAATCtaaatttttattcttttttaaattgtCCTTAAACTGTTTATTAAAACCAGACAAGCTTTATTGTTTAGTGTTATGATTTGTGAAACTGTAGATCACGTTTAGCGAATTCGAGATAAAATACTTTGAGTAGTCAGAAATCCGTTAAGTCAGTGAGGAACAATCGCAGCACTTTCTGAAACTTATCCTCCGTTCTAATCAAATGTTTTAATGATTAAATaattacaaataaaaaaaaaaagcacaTTACTCTACGGTTATTCCGAAAACCTATGATCAGATAAATGATAGACCATGGTTGATAAAATTTTATCAGATCATTATATTTAAGACAGTTATTGCCAGTTTGTTTTGCAATGAATAAAATACATTCAGAAGAAGCTATTAAGATGGAGAGTTCtatcaaaaatgaaaaagaacaggAGACAGTGATTGAGAAATCTTCGGATGGGTTTGCAACTTTTTATGGTGAAGGTCCTAAAGATGGCAAGGAAacttattttgaaaatcgTGGTGTAAccaaaattgaagaatctAGACTATTTATAAATCGtaatagaaaaggaaagtttCTGGCTTATGCTTTTGGCTTCTCAATCTTGGTATGCGCGTGGGCTTATGCGATTCAGGAATCGACTACGTACAGCTATCAGGTATATGCAACTTCCTCTTTTAATCGACAGTCTTTATTGTCTACTCTTGAGATTGCAACATCCATTATTTCTGCAGTCTGCAGACCAATTTTGGCCAAAATTTCTGATGTTACGTCTCGACCCGTGACCTATGCTATCGTTTTGATTCTATATGTGATAGGATTTAGTGTTGTTGCTGCCAGCTCAACGATCTCTGCTTATGTTATTGGTGCTGTGTTCATTGCCGTAGGTGGTTCAGGATTGGACTTCTTAAACAGTGTAATCATTGGCGATTTAACCCCTCTGAAATGGAGAGGATTTGCAAATGGAATTTTATCTACTCCCTTCATCTTTACTGTATGGTTTTCCGGACTCATTGTTCAAGGTATTTTGGACCGTAATTGGAGATGGGGCTACGGGATGTTTGCTATCATTATGCCATTTGTCCTTGTTCCAGGAATTATTATTCTTATTTACCTAGAAAAATCTGCCGACTCCCAACGCTCTGCTGAGCCTGGTTCGGTGGAGCCCAACTCTGGAAAAGATGAacgttttgtttactcaAAGTCTGAGTCAAAATCAGCCAACGAAGGTCAGTCTCCTGAATATTCAAAGCAATCTTCAAAACTTAGAGATATTTACCAGGCAACTCTTGAAGTAGACGCCTTCggtttgattcttcttggtTTTGGTTGGTCTTTATTACTTCTACCATTTTCATTAACTAGCTATGCAGAACATGGGTGGAGAAATCCAAGTATGATTGCAATGATGGTCGTTGGTGGAATCAACTTACTTCTTTATGGCTTATACGAGATGTTTTTGGCTCCTTATCCCTCGTGCCCTCGTCGCATTATGTTCAATAAAACATTCATGATGGCAATTATTATCGATTTCTTTTACTACTTTGCTGGCTACATCCAATCCTTATACCAAACATCTTACACGTGGATAATCAAAGATTGGTCATATAGAAACTGGTCTTACTTTTCCAACATAACTACAGTTGCATTATGCTTTTTCGGTTTAATTGCTGGCTTCATTCAAAGAATAACACACCGTTATAAGTATTTACAGGTAATCGGGCTAGCTATCAAAATTGTCGGCTATGGAATTCTATTAAAACCTGGGGTTGGAACCACCAATACCGTGAGCTTGGCGTTCTCAGAAACATTAATTGGTATGGGCGGGTCTTTCA contains:
- a CDS encoding glutathione S-transferase, with product MFATKFRRNLSPLTLFSHKGGPNPWRTVTALKELNLPYETIFHDFAKNEQKNERHLAYNPNGRVPTLIDHHNNDYTIWESDAILAYLTDRYDKERKISLSHDHPDYHHLLQYLFFQSSGQGVIWGQASWFNFYHPEPVASAISRYRNEIKRVLGVLETILQEKEYLVANKCTIADLSFVTWNALLPSIFGPGKHEFNEALPQLDFKKEFSKTYAWHQRLVERPAVAATLKEREQVLQQ
- a CDS encoding plasma membrane arginine/lysine amino acid transmembrane transporter Cat1, with protein sequence MEADRKNSQEKKAFDSAESNTTTFQTTEAKLYPSESRTSSYEKPPETEGFFKKLVNDFRPAPPTDRPDGVGLKRKLNNRHMQMISIGGAIGSGLYVGSGSSLADGGAASLVINYSLIGIMMFFTIYALGEMSVAYPIAGGFNTYAFRFIDPAWGFSLSWNYFINYFVTFPLELTTCAITFRFWSDINSAAWISIFLVAVIIINLLGVRAYGEVEFILSFIKVIATIGFIILAIIIDCGGVPTDHRGYIGGSIIRRNAFRHGFKGFCSVFVTAAFSFSGTEVIGLAAAETDDPKRTLPKSVRQIFWRIALFYSVSLLMIGLLISPEDSRLMGNQSGTSTSPFVLAIQEANIKGLPSVFNAVIIVSVISVTNTSTYTAGRTLHGMATLKHAPRVFLYTDRLGRPLFAMLVVLAFGFFAYINEANTKGNDISDTVFNWLLALTGLSNFFCWASICLSHIIFRIAFKKQGHTLDELAFVSPMGVWGSCIGFGFNILCLIAQFYVSLFPVGGKPNASDFFQGYLAAVVALIFFVGYKIYDRRCIPPLSQLDLNTGFHSAEFYNNYDEDHPRKERSKLAKVWSSCC
- a CDS encoding class I glutamine amidotransferase family protein, giving the protein MARPAILLSVGYANHIPLYVEAIVKAGGTPIVVYPGLPKSKIPTQVDGVILAGGDSVHPNRYGEEYKPNVPVTMDVVRDDLEWAIVDFAMKRHLPILGICRGCQLLNVYFGGTLHQQVAHVGYADVHRPGKDKDYLAHMVVARSGRMLSIMGSKPVFVNSIHDQGIHSVGIGLKPTVFAEDGLCEGLESDDGNVLGVQWHPEAILEKQSHAPSVFRYIVEVAKTQMIQKSTILNVLPGSSPLVPQSSAIRTGP
- the cmt2 gene encoding catechol-O-methyltransferase, with protein sequence MTAEYEKEHALLNHIFSLPSEKLDAIRGEPELVLKAIDDYQTSAQIHYMDIGQVKGRIIIDKIQEKKPKVMVELGGYLGYSAILFGKELLQDPAAHYYSLEVNSTFAGMASKLIDLAGLSHKVTILVSSASESLVTLQKALQKEIPGFHAFDFVFIDHWKDLYVPDLRVMESLNLIAPGTVLVGDNIYKPGAPEYVEYIQGTPDSKREHNAKVRNVNGHDFVGRWDILYDSKTVPVELGNRTDAIEITHCTGYAEK
- the osr2 gene encoding potassium channel, beta subunit, aldo-keto reductase gives rise to the protein MATNQETVHFDPKNMQFRFLGPSGLRVSAFSLGGWLTYGNTGYDIEHTKKCLKQAWDLGINTFDTAEVYSQGNSELVMGKAIKDLEWKRSEYVLITKVFFGAGPKLPNTTGLSRKHILEGVNNSLKRLDTEYVDVIMAHRYDPSVPMEEIVRAFTHLIHEGKAFYWGTSEWSAFEIEHAHHIATKYNLIAPIADQPQYNYVTRDHLEKDLLPLQQIYGYGSTVWSPLKFGILTGKYNDGIPEDSRLNTTYSQYADHLKSPEGKKTLQQVRQVSQIAEKLGASPAQLALAWTLKNPHVSTTILGASKPEQIVENAKALDFVDKLTPEILKEMDDILEFKPLDVQYRH
- the str3 gene encoding plasma membrane heme transmembrane transporter Str3; amino-acid sequence: MNKIHSEEAIKMESSIKNEKEQETVIEKSSDGFATFYGEGPKDGKETYFENRGVTKIEESRLFINRNRKGKFLAYAFGFSILVCAWAYAIQESTTYSYQVYATSSFNRQSLLSTLEIATSIISAVCRPILAKISDVTSRPVTYAIVLILYVIGFSVVAASSTISAYVIGAVFIAVGGSGLDFLNSVIIGDLTPLKWRGFANGILSTPFIFTVWFSGLIVQGILDRNWRWGYGMFAIIMPFVLVPGIIILIYLEKSADSQRSAEPANEGQSPEYSKQSSKLRDIYQATLEVDAFGLILLGFGWSLLLLPFSLTSYAEHGWRNPSMIAMMVVGGINLLLYGLYEMFLAPYPSCPRRIMFNKTFMMAIIIDFFYYFAGYIQSLYQTSYTWIIKDWSYRNWSYFSNITTVALCFFGLIAGFIQRITHRYKYLQVIGLAIKIVGYGILLKPGVGTTNTVSLAFSETLIGMGGSFSVVGSSVAAQACVPHQDLATVTSMLSLWTKIGGAIGSAIAAPIYSSKVKKYLYEYMPSNVTQANITSFYSDTNLIRNYPMQTNIRQAAVKAYSKSMFYLYAPSLGLSFIPFIAAFFQTNYFLGDQQNAYDQEKPRKKDQTDEQTQI